A genomic window from Pseudonocardia broussonetiae includes:
- a CDS encoding MBL fold metallo-hydrolase, with protein MDVLDNYSGHTDPGGPAARRELDALTITKLSVGPMDNNAFLLVCRATGEALLLDAANDAERLADLIGSGATRPELRTLVTSHRHADHWQALGAVAGMFQPHLIAHPIDAPELPIPMDELVEHGDVIRFGQIELEVIHLRGHTQGSIALLYRGSDHPHLFSADSLFPGGPGRTWSEPDFWSLVADLEARVFDVLPDDTWVYPGHGDDTTLGKERPSIPDWKARGWVDES; from the coding sequence GTGGACGTCCTCGACAACTACTCCGGTCACACCGATCCCGGCGGCCCCGCGGCGCGGCGCGAGCTCGACGCGCTGACGATCACGAAGCTGTCCGTGGGCCCGATGGACAACAACGCCTTCCTGCTGGTGTGCCGGGCCACCGGCGAGGCGCTGCTGCTCGACGCGGCCAACGACGCCGAACGGCTCGCCGATCTGATCGGCTCCGGCGCCACGCGGCCCGAGCTGCGCACGCTGGTCACCTCGCACCGCCACGCCGACCACTGGCAGGCGCTCGGGGCGGTCGCGGGCATGTTCCAGCCGCACCTGATCGCCCACCCGATCGACGCCCCCGAGCTGCCGATCCCGATGGACGAGCTCGTCGAGCACGGCGACGTCATCCGGTTCGGGCAGATCGAGCTGGAGGTCATCCACCTCCGCGGCCACACGCAGGGCTCGATCGCGCTGCTCTACCGCGGCAGCGACCACCCGCACCTGTTCAGCGCCGACTCGCTGTTCCCCGGCGGCCCCGGGCGCACCTGGTCCGAGCCCGACTTCTGGTCGCTCGTGGCCGACCTGGAGGCCCGCGTCTTCGACGTGCTGCCCGACGACACCTGGGTCTACCCCGGCCACGGCGACGACACGACGCTGGGCAAGGAGCGCCCGTCGATCCCGGACTGGAAGGCCCGGGGCTGGGTCGACGAGAGCTGA
- a CDS encoding ABC transporter permease, giving the protein MATVSAGRVRTAVSAVVAFALLVGLWELAKAVLPDAGVSIGGTRVLPRTDDAAMPHVWTVLARLGEPEVAGAAAQRTVGEAVASGALFTLGLALGGLLIGGVLGALLALGMARSGLLERALLPWVVLSQTVPLIAIAPLVAGWGGKIAVFGQPWQPWASVMVISSYLAFFPIAVGALRGLTSPRRADLELFRALACGWWTTLLRLRLPAAVPHLVPAVRLAAAAAVVGAIVAEISTGTRGGVGRLIIEYAQSATGDPSRMYTAILGAAVLGLVAAGAVGLLDLALRRYRGNVA; this is encoded by the coding sequence GTGGCCACTGTGAGTGCGGGACGGGTGCGGACGGCGGTGAGCGCGGTCGTCGCGTTCGCCCTGCTCGTCGGGCTGTGGGAGCTGGCCAAGGCGGTGCTGCCCGACGCGGGCGTGAGCATCGGGGGCACGCGCGTGCTGCCCCGCACCGACGACGCGGCGATGCCGCACGTGTGGACGGTGCTGGCGCGCCTGGGCGAGCCGGAGGTCGCGGGCGCCGCGGCGCAGCGGACGGTCGGCGAGGCCGTCGCCTCCGGGGCGCTGTTCACGCTCGGGCTGGCGCTGGGCGGGCTGCTCATCGGCGGGGTGCTGGGCGCCCTGCTGGCGCTGGGGATGGCCCGGTCGGGGCTGCTGGAGCGGGCGCTGCTGCCCTGGGTCGTGCTGTCGCAGACCGTGCCGCTCATCGCGATCGCCCCCCTCGTGGCCGGCTGGGGCGGGAAGATCGCGGTGTTCGGACAGCCCTGGCAGCCCTGGGCGTCGGTCATGGTGATCTCCTCGTACCTGGCCTTCTTCCCGATCGCCGTGGGCGCGCTGCGGGGGCTGACCTCGCCCCGGCGCGCCGACCTCGAGCTGTTCCGCGCGCTGGCCTGCGGCTGGTGGACGACGCTGCTGCGGCTGCGGCTCCCCGCCGCCGTGCCGCACCTCGTGCCCGCGGTGCGCCTCGCCGCGGCCGCGGCCGTGGTCGGCGCGATCGTCGCCGAGATCTCCACCGGCACCCGCGGCGGCGTCGGGCGGCTGATCATCGAGTACGCGCAGTCGGCCACCGGCGACCCGTCGCGGATGTACACCGCGATCCTGGGCGCCGCCGTGCTCGGGCTGGTCGCGGCGGGCGCCGTCGGCCTGCTCGACCTCGCGCTGCGCCGCTACCGCGGGAACGTCGCGTGA
- a CDS encoding branched-chain amino acid ABC transporter permease — translation MTAVESSVAPVETVRRRGYGRWISVAVLVVLAAAPLFLAPFATTTLSRVLVFALFAVSLDLLVGVTGLPSLGHAAYFGSGAYAAGWVSINVTAEAPVPLLAGLGVGALAAALTGWITARSAGVFFLMLTLAIGEIVGQVANTWESVTGGANGLTGVPAVRIAGTPLANAGYAHWYVLAVFAIGFALVWVVARSPFGDALRGIRDNEPRMRALGYSTSYYKYAVFVLAGGVAGMAGSLLAAQQRLVSTADAGFLISSLMLLAVVIGGAGSLWGAVLGAALVVIVRDALGPTFDGHGPLVLGIVFVAVVYLLPRGAAGLLRRRSG, via the coding sequence GTGACCGCCGTCGAGTCGTCCGTCGCGCCCGTCGAGACGGTCCGTCGGCGCGGGTACGGCCGCTGGATCTCGGTCGCGGTGCTCGTCGTGCTCGCCGCCGCGCCGCTGTTCCTGGCCCCGTTCGCCACCACGACGCTGAGCCGCGTGCTGGTGTTCGCGCTGTTCGCCGTGAGCCTCGACCTGCTCGTCGGCGTCACCGGGCTGCCCTCGCTGGGGCACGCCGCCTACTTCGGCTCGGGCGCGTACGCCGCGGGCTGGGTGTCGATCAACGTCACGGCGGAGGCGCCGGTGCCGCTGCTCGCCGGGCTCGGCGTCGGCGCGCTCGCGGCCGCGCTCACCGGCTGGATCACCGCGCGGTCGGCCGGGGTGTTCTTCCTGATGCTCACGCTCGCGATCGGCGAGATCGTCGGGCAGGTCGCCAACACCTGGGAGTCGGTGACGGGCGGGGCCAACGGCCTCACCGGCGTGCCCGCGGTGCGGATCGCCGGGACGCCGCTGGCCAACGCCGGCTACGCCCACTGGTACGTGCTGGCGGTGTTCGCGATCGGGTTCGCGCTGGTCTGGGTCGTGGCGCGCTCGCCGTTCGGTGACGCGCTGCGCGGCATCCGCGACAACGAGCCCCGGATGCGGGCGCTGGGCTACTCGACCTCGTACTACAAGTACGCGGTGTTCGTGCTGGCGGGCGGCGTCGCGGGGATGGCGGGGTCGCTGCTCGCCGCGCAGCAGCGGCTGGTGTCCACCGCCGACGCCGGGTTCCTCATCTCCTCGCTGATGCTGCTCGCCGTCGTCATCGGCGGGGCGGGGTCGCTGTGGGGGGCGGTGCTCGGGGCGGCGCTGGTCGTGATCGTCCGCGACGCGCTGGGCCCGACGTTCGACGGCCACGGCCCGCTCGTGCTGGGGATCGTGTTCGTCGCCGTCGTCTACCTGCTGCCGCGGGGCGCGGCAGGGCTGCTGCGCAGGAGGTCGGGATGA
- a CDS encoding AraC family transcriptional regulator, which produces MDRDPRELDGAWTRHQRHAFAVPAPDLAPFVAAYWAVEWDYATPYRQKIVPYPQVQVTVRPGRAPEVHGVSSRHVVRVLEGRDRVVGAAFRPGVFRAVLGGPVSAVTDRVLPASAVAALAGGPDEPVDAASVERWLRGALPASGPGPAAAEAEAAVALVAADRDLTRVDRLAAATGVGVRTLQRLFAEHVGVGPKWVIRRYRLHEVTERLAAGDAVDWAGLAADLGFADQAHLSRDFAALFGEPPTTWARRYPGR; this is translated from the coding sequence GTGGACCGCGACCCCCGCGAGCTCGACGGCGCCTGGACGCGCCACCAGCGCCACGCGTTCGCGGTGCCCGCGCCCGACCTGGCGCCGTTCGTCGCCGCGTACTGGGCGGTCGAGTGGGACTACGCCACGCCGTACCGGCAGAAGATCGTCCCGTACCCGCAGGTGCAGGTCACGGTGCGGCCCGGGCGGGCCCCGGAGGTGCACGGGGTGTCGAGCAGGCACGTCGTCCGGGTGCTGGAGGGGCGCGACCGGGTCGTCGGCGCGGCGTTCCGCCCGGGGGTGTTCCGGGCCGTGCTGGGCGGGCCGGTCTCCGCGGTCACCGACCGGGTGCTGCCCGCGTCCGCCGTCGCCGCGCTCGCCGGCGGGCCCGACGAGCCGGTGGACGCCGCGTCGGTGGAGCGGTGGCTGCGCGGCGCGCTGCCCGCGTCCGGTCCGGGGCCGGCCGCGGCGGAGGCGGAGGCCGCCGTGGCGCTGGTCGCGGCCGACCGGGACCTCACCCGCGTCGACCGGCTCGCCGCCGCCACCGGGGTCGGTGTGCGGACGCTGCAGCGGCTGTTCGCCGAGCACGTCGGCGTCGGGCCGAAGTGGGTGATCCGCCGCTACCGGCTGCACGAGGTGACCGAGCGGCTCGCGGCCGGCGACGCCGTCGACTGGGCCGGGCTGGCCGCCGACCTGGGGTTCGCCGACCAGGCCCACCTCTCGCGCGACTTCGCCGCCCTGTTCGGGGAGCCGCCGACGACCTGGGCCCGGCGCTACCCGGGCCGGTGA
- a CDS encoding ABC transporter permease: MRGYAPPLLFGAGVLVAWQVLVVALAVPSFLLPAPTAIAAQLAAQVGVILPTASVTGGNALAGLVAGFVLGVALALLAARSRLVQELATPVVLAASAVPIVALAPVFTTMFGSTTEVPRRLVVTVVVVVPVFVSTARGLRQVQPVHADLMTALAATPWQASRFVRLPGAVPYIVTGLRLAAPAAVIASIVAEYFGGPQNGLGSRISSAAANTAYARAWAFVVASIVLGLLFHLAGVLLERLATRSPR; encoded by the coding sequence GTGAGGGGGTACGCGCCGCCCCTGCTGTTCGGGGCCGGCGTGCTCGTCGCGTGGCAGGTGCTGGTCGTCGCGCTGGCCGTGCCGTCGTTCCTGCTGCCCGCGCCCACCGCCATCGCGGCCCAGCTCGCCGCGCAGGTCGGCGTCATCCTCCCCACGGCGTCGGTGACGGGCGGCAACGCGCTCGCCGGGCTCGTCGCCGGGTTCGTCCTCGGGGTGGCGCTGGCACTGCTGGCGGCGCGGTCGCGGCTGGTGCAGGAGCTCGCGACGCCCGTGGTCCTGGCCGCGAGCGCGGTGCCGATCGTCGCGCTCGCCCCGGTGTTCACGACGATGTTCGGCTCGACGACGGAGGTGCCGCGCCGGCTCGTCGTGACCGTCGTCGTCGTGGTGCCGGTGTTCGTGTCGACCGCGCGCGGGCTGCGCCAGGTGCAGCCGGTCCACGCCGACCTGATGACGGCGCTGGCCGCCACGCCCTGGCAGGCGTCGCGGTTCGTGCGGCTGCCCGGTGCGGTGCCCTACATCGTCACCGGCCTGCGCCTGGCCGCGCCGGCCGCGGTGATCGCCTCGATCGTCGCCGAGTACTTCGGCGGCCCGCAGAACGGTCTCGGCAGCCGCATCTCCTCGGCCGCGGCCAACACCGCGTACGCGCGGGCGTGGGCGTTCGTCGTCGCCTCGATCGTGCTGGGCCTGCTGTTCCACCTCGCCGGGGTGCTCCTCGAGCGCCTGGCCACCCGAAGCCCCCGTTAG
- a CDS encoding LCP family protein, protein MSRRHLGYVLRTGVVLLSAAVLATTGYGWSVLREVTDTLVTSEALGEREPAGLDAEFTALLVGIDSRTDAAGNPLPPEVLAELRAGVDEGQFNTDTIILLHVPAGPDARASAVSIPRDSFVEIAGDLGEHKINAAYRRGMSAAEDELTARGLSGAALERGTREAGRRTLVETVEELTGATVDHFAEVNLAGFVEITEAIGGVPVCLNNPVREERSGVDLPAGPQVVSGGDALAFVRQRRDLPDGDLDRVTRQQAFLAGLARTALGSGALADPVRVERLVGAVTRYVVLDRGWDLDRLVAQLRRASGGDIEFRTIPTGRPDLRTPVDGVAVEVDPEAVRAFTTGVFELDSVRERLAAPLTDDAGAAPTTVRGTAVPLWPPTTTPSPSPSPSPSPSPGPAPAPDPVVAATTTERPITAATVPCVD, encoded by the coding sequence ATGAGCCGGCGCCACCTCGGATACGTGCTGCGGACGGGCGTGGTCCTGCTCTCCGCCGCGGTGCTCGCCACCACCGGCTACGGCTGGTCGGTCCTGCGGGAGGTCACGGACACCCTCGTCACGAGCGAGGCGCTCGGCGAGCGCGAGCCCGCCGGGCTGGACGCGGAGTTCACGGCGCTGCTCGTCGGGATCGACTCCCGCACCGACGCCGCGGGCAACCCCCTGCCGCCCGAGGTCCTCGCCGAGCTCCGCGCCGGCGTCGACGAGGGCCAGTTCAACACCGACACGATCATCCTGCTGCACGTCCCGGCCGGCCCGGACGCGCGCGCGTCGGCGGTGTCCATACCGCGCGACTCGTTCGTCGAGATCGCGGGCGACCTGGGCGAGCACAAGATCAACGCGGCGTACCGGCGCGGGATGTCGGCCGCCGAGGACGAGCTGACGGCCCGCGGGCTGAGCGGCGCCGCGCTGGAGCGCGGCACGCGGGAGGCCGGGCGGCGCACGCTCGTCGAGACCGTCGAGGAGCTCACCGGCGCCACGGTCGACCACTTCGCCGAGGTCAACCTCGCCGGGTTCGTCGAGATCACCGAGGCGATCGGCGGCGTCCCGGTCTGCCTGAACAACCCCGTCCGCGAGGAGCGCTCGGGCGTCGACCTGCCGGCGGGGCCGCAGGTCGTCAGCGGCGGCGACGCGCTCGCGTTCGTCCGCCAGCGCCGTGACCTGCCCGACGGCGACCTCGACCGCGTCACGCGCCAGCAGGCCTTCCTGGCCGGGCTCGCGCGCACCGCGCTCGGGTCCGGGGCGCTCGCCGACCCGGTGCGCGTCGAGCGGCTCGTCGGCGCCGTCACCCGCTACGTGGTGCTCGACCGCGGCTGGGACCTCGACCGGCTCGTCGCCCAGCTGCGCCGCGCCTCGGGCGGCGACATCGAGTTCCGCACCATCCCGACCGGGCGCCCCGACCTGCGCACCCCCGTCGACGGGGTGGCGGTGGAGGTCGACCCCGAGGCGGTCCGCGCGTTCACGACCGGGGTGTTCGAGCTCGACTCCGTGCGCGAGCGGCTGGCCGCACCGCTGACCGACGACGCCGGCGCCGCGCCCACCACCGTCCGCGGCACGGCGGTGCCGCTGTGGCCCCCGACGACGACCCCGTCACCGTCGCCGAGCCCGTCACCGAGCCCGTCGCCCGGCCCGGCCCCGGCTCCGGACCCGGTCGTCGCGGCCACCACCACCGAACGCCCGATCACCGCGGCCACGGTGCCCTGCGTCGACTGA
- a CDS encoding branched-chain amino acid ABC transporter permease, whose translation MLVSILNGFAIGFLLFILAVGLSLVFGMMDVLNLAHGALFLGGAYVGATLAGSWGGFLGALAIAAVGGLVGGVLLSLMTEPLRKRSHLDQALLTLGVALIAAELLIIAFGDDPLSAAAPPGLDGSVSVLGAVYPTYRLLIIVIGAVLALAVYLVVDRTRVGALVRATVADREMVATLGIDNRLVKGAVFAVGSVLATVAGVLGGPIYGARPGLDATVLILALVVVVIGGLGSVRGALVGALVIGQIDTVGRVLLPDFASFVLFGALALVLVLRPQGLFGTRAVAR comes from the coding sequence GTGCTCGTCAGCATCCTCAACGGGTTCGCCATCGGCTTCCTGCTGTTCATCCTCGCGGTCGGGCTCTCGCTCGTCTTCGGGATGATGGACGTCCTCAACCTGGCCCACGGCGCGCTGTTCCTGGGCGGCGCCTACGTCGGGGCCACGCTCGCGGGCAGCTGGGGCGGGTTCCTCGGCGCGCTGGCGATCGCCGCGGTCGGCGGGCTGGTCGGCGGGGTGCTGCTGTCGCTGATGACCGAGCCGCTGCGCAAGCGCAGCCACCTCGACCAGGCGCTGCTCACGCTCGGCGTCGCCCTGATCGCGGCCGAGCTGCTGATCATCGCGTTCGGTGACGACCCGCTGTCGGCCGCGGCCCCGCCCGGGCTCGACGGCTCGGTGTCGGTGCTCGGCGCGGTCTACCCGACCTACCGGCTGCTGATCATCGTCATCGGGGCGGTGCTCGCGCTGGCCGTCTACCTCGTCGTCGACCGGACGCGGGTGGGCGCGCTCGTGCGCGCCACGGTCGCCGACCGCGAGATGGTGGCGACGCTCGGGATCGACAACCGGCTCGTCAAGGGGGCGGTGTTCGCGGTCGGCTCCGTGCTGGCCACGGTCGCGGGCGTGCTCGGCGGCCCGATCTACGGCGCCCGGCCCGGCCTCGACGCGACGGTGCTGATCCTGGCGCTCGTCGTCGTCGTCATCGGGGGGCTGGGGTCGGTGCGCGGCGCGCTGGTGGGGGCGCTGGTGATCGGGCAGATCGACACCGTCGGCCGGGTGCTGCTGCCCGACTTCGCGTCGTTCGTGCTGTTCGGGGCCCTGGCGCTGGTGCTCGTGCTACGGCCGCAGGGCCTGTTCGGGACGCGGGCGGTGGCGCGGTGA
- a CDS encoding ABC transporter ATP-binding protein — MSAPDARPDTDLPAVDLVGVDKVFGPVQALEGVDLTIGAGEFVSLIGPSGCGKSTLLRVVADLEQPTAGTVRVGGKPAAQARLDQDYGIAFQQAGLLEWRTVAENVELPLQVHGVAKAERRARAAELLDMVGLAEFARSRPGELSGGMQQRVAIARALAPRPSLLLMDEPFGALDEMTRERMQAELLRIAGETGAAVLFVTHSIPEAVVLSDRVVVMSPRPGRITAVVAGRRPGASGELDPDDVEDVRESAAFFTAITDVREALRKGHE, encoded by the coding sequence GTGAGCGCCCCGGACGCGCGGCCCGACACCGACCTGCCCGCCGTCGACCTCGTGGGCGTCGACAAGGTGTTCGGGCCGGTGCAGGCGCTGGAGGGCGTCGACCTGACGATCGGCGCGGGCGAGTTCGTGTCGCTGATCGGGCCGTCGGGGTGCGGGAAGTCGACGCTGCTGCGGGTCGTCGCCGACCTGGAGCAGCCGACGGCGGGCACCGTGCGGGTCGGCGGCAAGCCGGCCGCGCAGGCCCGCCTCGACCAGGACTACGGCATCGCGTTCCAGCAGGCCGGGCTGCTGGAGTGGCGCACGGTCGCGGAGAACGTCGAGCTGCCGCTGCAGGTGCACGGCGTCGCCAAGGCGGAGCGCCGGGCGCGGGCGGCGGAGCTGCTGGACATGGTGGGCCTGGCCGAGTTCGCGCGGTCGCGGCCCGGCGAGCTGTCGGGCGGGATGCAGCAGCGCGTGGCGATCGCCCGCGCGCTCGCGCCGCGGCCCTCGCTGCTGCTCATGGACGAGCCGTTCGGCGCCCTCGACGAGATGACGCGGGAGCGGATGCAGGCCGAGCTGCTGCGGATCGCGGGCGAGACCGGCGCCGCCGTGCTGTTCGTGACCCACTCGATCCCCGAGGCCGTGGTGCTGTCGGACCGGGTCGTCGTCATGTCGCCGCGGCCCGGGCGGATCACGGCGGTGGTCGCGGGGCGGCGCCCCGGCGCGAGCGGCGAGCTCGACCCCGACGACGTCGAGGACGTCCGCGAGTCGGCCGCGTTCTTCACCGCGATCACCGACGTCCGCGAGGCCCTGCGCAAGGGGCACGAGTGA
- a CDS encoding ABC transporter substrate-binding protein, with the protein MEHPALSRRRLLGLFGAAATLPVLSACGSSVGGGGSAPAAGGGGGTIKVGLVVPQSGVYAALGEDMTRGWNLWLDANGSKFGDYTVETIAVDEGETPQTGVPAVQRVIQQDNVDVVVGLVNSATALGVKDLLTESKKLLIVTNAGAGALTGPDRTPYIWRTSFTNAQIAAAMGTHLAETGFAEGVFLIAPDYAAGTEVIEGFKAAYTAGGGTIAGEAKPPFGSTSDYQPFLSTIQGSGARATFCFFSGAEAITFVQQYAQFGLAGSIPLYGSGFLTEGNVLAQQGQAALGVQTTLHYTDQLDNPANTAFVEAYTAANGEAPSTFSVQTWDAANVLDRALATATALDGDSLATALGGIGVIDDSPRGTWEFDGQTPRQNIYLRSVQDAGGTLVNAVVEDLGPQSQPG; encoded by the coding sequence ATGGAGCACCCCGCCCTCTCCCGCCGCCGCCTCCTGGGTCTGTTCGGTGCCGCCGCGACCCTGCCGGTGCTCTCCGCCTGCGGCAGCAGCGTCGGCGGCGGCGGTTCCGCGCCCGCCGCGGGCGGGGGAGGGGGCACGATCAAGGTCGGCCTCGTCGTGCCGCAGTCCGGGGTCTACGCCGCGCTCGGCGAGGACATGACGCGCGGCTGGAACCTCTGGCTCGACGCCAACGGCTCCAAGTTCGGCGACTACACCGTCGAGACGATCGCCGTCGACGAGGGCGAGACGCCGCAGACCGGTGTCCCCGCGGTGCAGCGGGTGATCCAGCAGGACAACGTCGACGTCGTGGTCGGCCTCGTCAACTCGGCCACCGCGCTGGGCGTCAAGGACCTGCTGACGGAGTCCAAGAAGCTGCTGATCGTCACGAACGCGGGTGCGGGCGCCCTCACCGGCCCCGACCGCACCCCCTACATCTGGCGCACCTCGTTCACCAACGCCCAGATCGCGGCCGCGATGGGCACGCACCTCGCCGAGACCGGCTTCGCCGAGGGCGTCTTCCTCATCGCGCCCGACTACGCGGCGGGCACCGAGGTCATCGAGGGCTTCAAGGCCGCCTACACCGCGGGCGGCGGCACGATCGCCGGCGAGGCCAAGCCGCCGTTCGGCTCGACGTCGGACTACCAGCCGTTCCTCTCCACGATCCAGGGCTCCGGCGCGCGCGCGACGTTCTGCTTCTTCTCCGGCGCCGAGGCCATCACGTTCGTGCAGCAGTACGCCCAGTTCGGGCTCGCCGGGTCGATCCCGCTCTACGGCTCGGGCTTCCTCACCGAGGGCAACGTGCTGGCGCAGCAGGGGCAGGCCGCGCTCGGGGTCCAGACGACGCTGCACTACACCGACCAGCTCGACAACCCGGCCAACACCGCGTTCGTCGAGGCCTACACGGCGGCCAACGGCGAGGCGCCCAGCACGTTCTCCGTGCAGACCTGGGACGCGGCCAACGTGCTCGACCGCGCGCTCGCCACGGCCACCGCGCTCGACGGCGACTCGCTGGCCACCGCGCTCGGCGGCATCGGCGTCATCGACGACAGCCCGCGCGGCACCTGGGAGTTCGACGGCCAGACCCCGCGCCAGAACATCTACCTGCGCAGCGTCCAGGACGCGGGCGGCACGCTGGTCAACGCGGTCGTCGAGGACCTCGGCCCGCAGAGCCAGCCGGGCTGA
- a CDS encoding ABC transporter ATP-binding protein: protein MSALTCTGVGRAFGALKAVDDVDLVVEPGARHALIGPNGAGKSTFFKLVTGTIRADAGRIELAGRDVTRLSEVRRSRLGMSQTLQHSSLFSSMTAVETLTLAIRRHAPGGSIPPWPRREPGLRDRAEELLADVGLAGRGDTGVPSLSHGERKQLEVALALACRPSLFLLDEPAAGMSPAERSRLVELLSGLPPEITVLFVEHDLDLVFALADAVTVLHLGRVLLSGTPADVRASDAVREAYLGAGRREELFLR from the coding sequence ATGAGCGCGCTGACGTGCACCGGGGTCGGCCGGGCGTTCGGCGCGCTCAAGGCCGTCGACGACGTCGACCTCGTCGTCGAGCCGGGCGCCCGGCACGCCCTGATCGGCCCCAACGGCGCCGGGAAGTCGACGTTCTTCAAGCTGGTCACCGGGACGATCCGGGCCGACGCCGGGCGGATCGAGCTGGCCGGCCGCGACGTCACCCGGCTCTCGGAGGTCCGGCGCAGCCGGCTCGGGATGAGCCAGACGCTGCAGCACTCCAGCCTGTTCTCCTCGATGACGGCGGTGGAGACGCTGACGCTGGCCATCCGGCGGCACGCCCCGGGCGGCTCGATCCCGCCCTGGCCGCGCCGCGAGCCGGGACTGCGCGACCGCGCCGAGGAGCTGCTCGCCGACGTCGGCCTGGCCGGGCGCGGCGACACCGGCGTCCCGTCGCTGTCGCACGGCGAGCGCAAGCAGCTGGAGGTGGCGCTGGCGCTGGCCTGCCGCCCGTCCCTGTTCCTGCTCGACGAGCCCGCCGCCGGGATGTCGCCCGCCGAGCGCTCGCGGCTGGTCGAGCTGCTGTCCGGGCTGCCGCCGGAGATCACGGTGCTGTTCGTCGAGCACGACCTGGACCTGGTGTTCGCCCTGGCCGACGCCGTCACCGTGCTGCACCTCGGGCGGGTGCTGCTCTCCGGCACGCCCGCCGACGTGCGGGCGAGCGACGCCGTCCGCGAGGCCTACCTCGGCGCCGGGCGCCGCGAGGAGCTGTTCCTCCGATGA
- a CDS encoding ABC transporter substrate-binding protein, translating to MSARRFLAAAAAALALTACSTVAEPAAPAEGGLTPVKLQLQWFTQGQFAGYLAAVDQGFYEAQGLDVEILEGGVDIVPQTVLAQGQADYAIAWVPKALASREQGAGITDVAQVFQRSGTYQVSFADAGIAAPADLRGKRVGNWGFGNEFELFAGMTAAGIAPAADVTLVQQQFDMEALLSREIDAAQAMSYNEYAQVLEATNPATGALYQPSDFSVINWEDQGTAMLQDAIWANTERLADPTYQDTTTKFIAASLQGWAYCRDNVESCRDIVVAAGSTLGASHQLWQINEVNKLIWPAPAGAGTIDEAAWARTVGVARTAVNADGQTVITADPDADAYTNTYVEQALELLRAEGVDVEGTSYAPMEVTLNPGGS from the coding sequence GTGTCCGCTCGAAGGTTCCTGGCGGCGGCCGCCGCCGCACTCGCCCTCACGGCCTGCTCCACGGTGGCCGAGCCCGCGGCCCCGGCCGAGGGCGGGCTCACCCCGGTGAAGCTGCAGCTGCAGTGGTTCACGCAGGGCCAGTTCGCGGGCTACCTCGCCGCCGTCGACCAGGGCTTCTACGAGGCCCAGGGCCTCGACGTGGAGATCCTGGAGGGCGGGGTCGACATCGTCCCGCAGACGGTGCTGGCGCAGGGCCAGGCCGACTACGCCATCGCGTGGGTGCCCAAGGCGCTCGCGTCGCGGGAGCAGGGCGCCGGCATCACCGACGTCGCCCAGGTGTTCCAGCGCTCGGGCACCTACCAGGTGTCGTTCGCGGACGCCGGCATCGCCGCTCCCGCCGACCTGCGGGGCAAGCGCGTCGGCAACTGGGGCTTCGGCAACGAGTTCGAGCTGTTCGCGGGCATGACGGCGGCCGGCATCGCCCCCGCCGCCGACGTGACGCTGGTGCAGCAGCAGTTCGACATGGAGGCCCTGCTCTCCCGGGAGATCGACGCCGCGCAGGCCATGTCCTATAACGAGTACGCGCAGGTGCTGGAGGCGACGAACCCCGCCACCGGTGCGCTCTACCAGCCGTCGGACTTCTCGGTGATCAACTGGGAGGACCAGGGCACCGCGATGCTGCAGGACGCGATCTGGGCCAACACCGAGCGCCTGGCCGACCCCACCTACCAGGACACGACGACGAAGTTCATCGCCGCGTCGCTGCAGGGCTGGGCGTACTGCCGCGACAACGTCGAGTCGTGCCGCGACATCGTCGTGGCCGCCGGGTCGACGCTCGGCGCGAGCCACCAGCTGTGGCAGATCAACGAGGTCAACAAGCTGATCTGGCCGGCCCCCGCCGGCGCCGGCACCATCGACGAGGCCGCCTGGGCGCGCACCGTCGGCGTCGCGCGCACCGCGGTCAACGCCGACGGGCAGACGGTCATCACCGCCGACCCGGACGCCGACGCCTACACCAACACCTACGTCGAGCAGGCGCTGGAGCTGCTGCGGGCCGAGGGCGTCGACGTCGAGGGCACCTCGTACGCGCCGATGGAGGTCACGCTGAACCCGGGCGGTAGCTGA